In Xiphias gladius isolate SHS-SW01 ecotype Sanya breed wild chromosome 6, ASM1685928v1, whole genome shotgun sequence, a single genomic region encodes these proteins:
- the tjp3 gene encoding tight junction protein ZO-3 isoform X3, translating into MEELTIWEQHTITLNKDPKLGFGFAISGGKDKPHPDNGDTAVVVSDVLPNGPAMGRLFNKDQIVMVNGTSMDNVHSNYTIQILKSCGKTANITVKRPRKIQIPATSRPSRAASHSNLLDHDPPRRTRRYSDGSDNRDVSRYRARSATPDRNGHGNALPLMSSGYKRLPHQDVAEKPIRTTLVKKKITDEYGLKLGSQIFIKHMTDTGLAAKEGTLQEGDLILKINGMTTENLSLLETKHLVEKSRGKLTMTVLRDNRKFLVSIPEVEDSAPNSEDDRRRDSSSEFDDISDIDADMPTHRTSRPPTREKRTRRTRAEPPPSKSRDSSPVRSTLTRPPARPYASRRAPSESESDRSASPPPVRRDKDSPDMRDQPGKYKAFSGLSTLPNPRSSPVVHNWTTSRSSSPSSRPRRPVSESDSDHSASLPPVRESSRPDSRYKVLPDLPHPGMRASPINVRKEPPRRVNSPVRVPPPDSDSESDGSSAPPQRQSTSYSQDSLSRYRVRPDVAAQPQVEPPRWSATSVTASNPPQKAPSESESEASYASVPRRESTDSGNSNTVNNRYRVIPEMKSTSVAVKQEPPRRVPSPTRPPPDDSSESDQLSHLRRSGSSERDVSHHSVPRAANGTGTLRSGISVKSNPPLYSKTAEEPIYSLPPDSYPSPNPGYSSDVHTVSFVKEGSVGLRLVGGNDVGIFVGGVQPNSPAYDQGMKEGDQIMQVNKVDFGHFTREEAANFLLNIKKGEHVEICTQNKMDLYKKIIKSNLGDNFYIRTHFDHEADGPIGLSFTRGEVFRVVDTMHRGKLGNWLAIRMGNDLHEMDKGTIPNQTRAETLASIEQAQRPSGERQVSGPRAEFWKLRGLRGNKKNEKNIRRSRDDLLQLTIQGKYPAYERVLLREANFKRPIVILGPLNDIAMEKLAREMPDEYELAEMVPRSGAGDSGSTVIKLDTVRRIAEKDKHPLLDITPTAVERLNYIQYHPMVLFLDPHSRKEVKAMRQRYSPNSNKSSRRLYSQALKLRKHCSHLFSARIDLQPSSNVWYESLKDKIRHQQSKPVWVSEVTLESGGEQDLDALDQTQSDYLSAASDLEDTDGEAFTDGEAYTDNEDLEEAYPGQEAARPPRGTRVAGAALARSSEPASGHHSPTMDPTDPEPHADRYSLREIPPLMHVPEPRSTRRDYSPPHSAAEEEDPSHRSFTDSDFSALDVIEPTTPSDGPPDFIAPDPSTRHSVTEPSYAEVLPESPQHTSLSAIEEKLQQARSAEPQAQPEEKKGPHFIVLAHHHQAVQFRRTQIRGSDSSEDDEDEDDDIEWGPATEL; encoded by the exons ATGGAGGAGTTAACAATATGGGAGCAACATACAATAACACTAAACAAA GATCCCAAGCTGGGGTTTGGTTTTGCCATATCAGGAGGCAAGGACAAGCCTCATCCAGACAACGGGGATACAGCTGTGGTTGTGTCAGATGTGCTGCCAAATGGACCAGCCATGGGACGACTCTT CAACAAAGACCAGATTGTCATGGTGAATGGAACGTCCATGGACAACGTCCACTCTAATTACACCATTCAGATCCTGAAATCGTGTGGCAAGACTGCAAATATA ACAGTGAAACGCCCTCGCAAGATCCAAATACCCGCCACCTCCAGGCCGTCTCGGGCTGCCTCCCACTCCAACCTGCTGGACCACGACCCTCCCAGACGAACACGACGCTACTCTGACGGCAGCGACAACCGAGATGTCAGTCGGTACCGAGCCCGCAGCGCCACGCCTGATCGTAACGGGCACGGAAACGCTCTGCCGTTAATGTCATCGGGTTACAAGAGGCTGCCACACCAGGACGTTGCAGAAAAACCCATCAGAACTACTctggttaaaaagaaaatcacagatG AGTATGGATTGAAGCTGGGCAGTCAGATCTTTATCAAGCACATGACAGACACAGGCCTGGCTGCAAAGGAAGGCACACTGCAGGAGGGAGACCTCATTCTCAAG ATCAATGGAATGACGACTGAGAATCTGTCCCTGCTGGAGACAAAGCACCTGGTGGAGAAGAGCAGGGGCAAACTGACCATGACGGTCCTCAGGGACAACCGCAAGTTCCTGGTCAGCATCCCAGAGGTGGAGGACAGCGCCCCCAACAGTGAGGATGACCGCCGCCGAGACAGCAGCTCCGAATTCGatg ACATTTCAGACATTGATGCAGACATGCCCACTCACAGAACATCTCGTCCACCCACCAGAGAGAAACGGACCCGCAG aaCGAGAGCTGAACCTCCTCCATCAAAGTCTCGGGATTCATCACCTGTGCGCTCCACCTTGACTCGGCCTCCTGCAAGACCCTACGCCTCTCGCAGAG CTCCATCGGAGTCGGAGTCTGATCGCAGcgcctctcctcctcccgtcaggagagacaaagacagtCCTGACATGAGGGATCAGCCTGGCAAATAcaa AGCTTTCTCCGGTTTGTCCACCCTCCCCAACCCCCGGTCCTCTCCTGTAGTACACAACTGGACCACCTCTCgctcttcctccccttcctcgCGGCCCCGCAGGCCGGTGTCGGAGTCGGACTCTGACCACAGCGCTTCCCTTCCTCCAGTCCGAGAGAGCTCGCGGCCAGACAGCAGATACAA AGTTCTCCCTGATCTGCCCCACCCAGGCATGAGAGCTTCTCCCATCAATGTTCGCAAGGAGCCACCAAGGAGGGTCAACTCGCCTGTCAGAGTCCCGCCCCCGG ACTCTGATTCCGAGTCAGACGGCAGCTCGGCGCCTCCTCAGAGGCAGAGCACCTCATACAGTCAAGACTCCCTCAGCAGATACAG aGTGCGGCCAGATGTTGCCGCGCAGCCCCAGGTGGAGCCGCCACGATGGAGCGCCACCAGTGTCACTGCCAGCAATCCGCCACAGAAAG CTCCTTCAGAGTCTGAATCAGAGGCCAGTTACGCATCTGTCCCTCGCAGGGAGTCTACAGACAGCGGAAACTCCAACACAGTCAACAACAGATACAG AGTCATTCCTGAGATGAAGTCCACTTCAGTCGCTGTGAAGCAGGAGCCGCCTCGTCGTGTCCCATCACCCACCAGACCACCTCCCGATG ATTCCTCAGAGTCAGACCAGCTTTCACATCTCAGGAGGTCTGGAAGCTCTGAGCGGGACGTAAGCCACCACAG TGTTCCTCGTGCTGCTAATGGAACTGGCACCCTCAGGTCCGGCATTTCAGTGAAGAGCAACCCACCACTCTACT CCAAGACTGCAGAAGAGCCCATCTACTCCTTACCTCCAGATTCTTACCCATCACCTAATCCAGG GTACAGCTCTGACGTGCACACCGTGTCGTTTGTGAAGGAGGGCAGCGTAGGCCTGAGGCTTGTGGGGGGCAACGATGTCGGCATCTTTGTAGGTGGAGTGCAGCCAAACAGCCCTGCGTATGACCAgggaatgaaagagggagaCCAGATTATGCAG gtaaaTAAAGTTGATTTTGGCCATTTCACACGTGAAGAGGCGGCCAACTTCCTCCTGAACATCAAGAAAGGAGAACATGTGGAAATTTGCACTCAAAACAAGATGGACC TTTATAAGAAGATCATCAAGTCCAACCTGGGAGACAACTTCTACATCCGTACCCACTTCGACCACGAAGCAGACGGCCCCATTGGCCTGAGCTTCACCAGAGGAGAGGTGTTCAGGGTGGTCGACACAATGCACCGCGGGAAGTTGGGCAACTGGTTGGCCATCCGCATGGGGAACGACCTGCACGAGATGGATAAAGGCACCATCCCCAACCAGACCAG GGCTGAGACGCTGGCCAGCATCGAGCAGGCACAGCGGCCGAGTGGAGAGAGGCAGGTGTCGGGGCCGAGAGCTGAGTTCTGGAAACTACGGGGGCTCAGAGGGAACAAAAAGAACGAAAAGAACATCCGTCGGTCTCGAGACGACCTGCTGCAGCTCACCATTCAGGGCAAATACCCGGCCTACGAGAGAGTCCTGCTCAGAGAAG CTAATTTCAAACGGCCCATTGTCATTCTTGGTCCTCTTAACGACATTGCCATGGAGAAGCTGGCCAGAGAGATGCCTGATGAATATGAGTTGGCAG AAATGGTTCCTCGCAGTGGAGCAGGAGACAGCGGCTCCACAGTTATTAAACTGGACACTGTGAGGAGAATAGCAGAGAAG GACAAACACCCTCTTCTGGACATCACGCCCACTGCAGTGGAGCGACTCAACTACATCCAGTACCACCCGATGGTGCTGTTCTTGGACCCTCACAGCCGCAAGGAAGTCAAGGCCATGAGGCAGAGGTACAGCCCCAACTCCAACAAGAGCTCCAGGCGCCTTTACTCACAGGCCCTCAAGCTGAGGAAACACTGCAGCCACCTGTTCTCAG CACGAATTGACCTGCAGCCCAGTTCCAATGTCTGGTATGAGAGTCTGAAGGATAAGATCCgccaccaacagtccaaaccagTCTGGGTGTCTGAAGTCACG TTGGAGAGTGGTGGAGAGCAGGACCTGGATGCTCTGGACCAAACCCAGTCAGACTACCTCAGTGCTGCTAGTGACCTGGAGGACACCGACGGAGAGGCCTTCACGGACGGAGAGGCCTACACCGACAACGAGGATCTTGAAGAGGCTTATCCCGGACAGGAGGCAGCCAGACCCCCACGAGGCACCAGGGTAGCAGGAGCCGCTTTGGCCCGATCATCGGAGCCGGCCTCCGGGCACCACAGCCCCACCATGGACCCCACGGACCCCGAGCCTCACGCTGACAGGTACTCCCTCAGAGAAATCCCACCTTTAATGCACGTACCTGAGCCCAGATCCACCCGCCGGGATTACAGCCCACCTCACAGCgctgctgaggaggaggaccCCTCTCATCGCAGTTTTACAGACTCAGACTTCAGCGCTCTTGATGTTATTGAGCCCACCACTCCATCAGACGGACCTCCGGATTTTATAGCCCCCGACCCCTCCACTCGGCACTCTGTGACTGAGCCCTCATATGCTGAGGTGCTGCCTGAGAGCCCACAACACACCAGCCTGTCTGCTATTGAAGAGAAATTACAGCAG GCTCGCTCGGCAGAGCCACAGGCACAGCCGGAGGAAAAGAAAGGCCCTCACTTCATCGT GCTAGCGCATCATCACCAAGCGGTCCAGTTCAGACGCACGCAGATCCGAGGCAGCGACAGCTcggaggatgatgaggatgaagacGATGACATTGAATGGGGTCCTGCAACAGAACTCTAG